GTTGAGTCCGGCGGCCAGTCGGGCGTAGAGATGCCGCTCTTCGCGAGTCGTGGCCGCGCTGATCAGGACGCCGACGCGTCCGGCATGCTGTTTCAGGCCATTGACCGCGCTGTCCAGGGCGGTATCCCAGTCCACGGTGAAGGCTTCGTGGTTTTCCCGGATGGCCGGTCGGAGCAGCCGGGTTGAGGCGTTGACGATCTGGGCCATGCCGAACCGGCCCAGAGCGCACAGGCTGGCTTCGGAATGGAACGCGGTCATGGTCGCGGCCACCAGCTTGCCGGAGTGGGTTTGGGCAATGAGGGCGCAGCCTTCGGGACAGAGCAGGCAGGCAGAAGGCGTCTTGGCGTCCGGTTTGCCGTACCAGCGGGCGAAGCGGTCCGTGAGAGTGCCGGTGGGACAGATGTCGATACACGATCCGCAAAAGGTACAGCCGGAATGGACGTGGCTTTTGTGAAAGGCCGTGCCAACCCGGGCGTCCTTGCCCCGGTTGATGATACTGATGGCCGGCTTGCCGTGGATCTTTTCGCAGATCCGCCAGCACCGGGCGCAGAGGATGCACAGATTGTAGTCCCGGTCCATGAACGGATCACCGCGTTCCAGGTTGTGCGCGGCGTAGAGCGTTGGCAGGTTCAGATCGCGGCTCCCGGCTTCCAGGGCCATGGTCCGGATGTCGCACTCCTCCTTGTTGCTGCAAAAACCGCAGCGCGTGCTTCTTCCGGCCTTGGTCGCCTTGGGCCGCATGGACTCGCATGCCTCCCGGTGTGGACAGACCAGGCAGCTGTTGGGGTGTCCGGAGAGCATCAGCTCCATGGTGCGCTTGCGCAAGGACTCCAACTCCGGCGATGCTGTCCGGACCTGCATGCCCTCGGCCGCCGGCGTGGTGCAGGAGGTTGGAAAACCGCGCACGCCCTCGATTTCCACGATGCACATCCGACAGGCACCGTAGGGACTCAAGTCCTTGTGGTCGCAGATGGTCGGAACGGCCACGCCCGCCCGTCGCGCCGCTTCCAGCACGGTGGCTCCGGGTTCCACGGCCACGGACTTGCCGTCAATGGTCAGGTTGATTGATCCCATGCATATTCCTTGCTTTTTGTCCCGACAAGAGCAATTCAGCGGACCTTACGCACTACCAACAGCATTTCATTCAGGTATGTGCTCAGGCGCTGATATATTTCCTGAAACCCGATTTCGTCGTAGACGTGGCTGAGCCGGTTTCGATCGTTGATCATGGCGACCAACCGTTCGTAGGAAGGCTCGTCGATGTATCGAGTTTGATAGAGCTGCTTGATGACTGTTTTGGGTGAAACCGCTTCAATACCGTGGATGCCCTGCAGAAATTTTTTCATGGCTTTCCAGAACAACTCCACGCAGACTTCAAATTTTTGAATTTTGCCGCACTGAATTGTTTCCAGTTGAATGCCGAGGAACTCGGCATCATCGATCTGAAGAGCCATTTCCAGCCCACGGAGAGCCTGGTCAAGGCTGCGCAGCTTCAATTCAAGGATGTCGGCTTGTTCCATACCCTTCTCGCTTGGAATGCGGGCTCCCGAAAACGTGGTTCGGTTTCCGAAAAATCAACGAGATCGACGTGGAGCGGCACGATGGAGTCGTCAAGCGCATTGCGGATGGCATGCATGACCCCTGGCGGGAGCCTTTTTTCCGCTAGAAAACCGACATCCACGTCAGCCCTGGGCGCGTGATCGCCTCGCGCCCGAGATCCAAAGAGAAAAACCGCCACTTTGCTCCGGTCCACCCTGGATAGGACGATGTCCTTGACCATGTCCACGTATTTGGCGTCGTGGTTTTGCGAAGTCATCCAATTACTCCACCAGCACCGCACCGAACTTGCAGGCCTGGCGGCAGGCACCGCAGCGGATGCAGGTTTGCTGATCAACGACGTGAGGCTGTTTCTTGGATCCGGTGATGGCCTCCACGGGACAGACCTTGGCGCAGGCCATGCAACCGGTGCAGGATTTGGGGTCGATGGCAAAGCTGATCAGGGCCTTGCAGACTCCGGCCGGACATCTGTGGTCCCGAATATGGACCAGGTACTCGTCCATGAAGGCATCCAGCGTGGTCAAGGCCGGATTGGGCGCGGTCTGACCCAGGCCGCAGAGCGAGGCCTTTTTCATGGTGTCCCCGATCATGCGGATGGTTTCCAGGTCGTTCTCGTCTGCCTGGCCGTCCGCAATCGCGGTGAGCAGGCGCAGCAGGTGCTGGGTGCCCATGCGACAGGGCACGCATTTGCCGCAGGATTCGTTTTCGGTGAAGCCCAGAAAATACTTGGCCACGTCCACCATGCAGGATTCCTTGTCAATGACGATCATCCCGCCGGACCCCATGATGGAACCCACCTGGGCCAGGTGCTCGTAGTCCACGGGCAGGTCATAATGTTTGGCGGGAACGCAGCCACCGGATGGACCGCCGGTCTGCACGGCCTTGAAGCCTTTGCCGTCCAGGACGCCGCCGCCGATGTCCTCGATGATGGTGCGCAGGCTGATGCCCATGGGCACTTCGATCAATCCGGTGCGGGTGATCTTGCCGGCCAGGGAGAAGGTCTTGGTGCCTTTGCTTTTTTCCGTACCGATCCCGGCGTACCATGCGCCGCTTTTTTCCAGGATCGCGGAAACCGCGGCCAGGGTCTCCACGTTGTTGATATTCGTCGGCTTGCCGAAGAGTCCGGCATGGGCTGGAAACGGGGGCCGGGGCCGAGGCATGCCCCGGCGGCCTTCGATGCTTTGCATCAGGGATGTTTCCTCGCCGCAGACAAAGGCGCCGGCTCCCATCTTGATGGTCACGTCAAAGCCGAAACCGGAGCCAAGGATGTCCTCGCCTAGGAGTCCATTCGCGCGCATCTGGGCGATCCCCGTGCGTAGCCGCTCCAAGGCCAGGGGGTATTCGGCTCTACAGTAGACATAGCCATGGTTTGCACCAATGGCGTAACCGGCGATGAGCAGTCCCTCCAGGACGGCATGGGGGTCGCTCTCCAGGACGGAACGGTCCATGAATGCGCCGGGGTCGCCCTCGTCCGCGTTACAGATCACGTATTTCGGGTTTCCCGAGGCCTTGCGGGCGAAACTCCATTTGAGGCCCGTGGGAAAACCGGCCCCGCCCCGGCCGCGCAGCCCGGAGAGTTTGATTTCCTCAATGGTCGCTTCCGGACCCAGCTCCATGGCCCGGACGATGCCGGAATATCCGCCCCGGGCAATGTAATGATCAATGTCCGTGGGGTCGATGAACCCGCAGTTACGGACCACGATGCGCAGCTGGTGGCGGATCATGGGCAGGTCGGTGAAGCCGGGGATATGCTCCCCGTTATCGCTATGTTCCTGGGGCAGCATGCGGCAGAGCGCATGTTCGGCCACCGGTCGGCCCTGGCCCAGGTGGATCTGGATCAGGTCAGGGACCATGGCCGGCGTCACGCTTTCGTAGAGTACCCGGTCACCCGCCGGTCCTCGGATTTCGATGAGCGGTTCAGCGTAGCACATTCCGAGACAGCCCACCTCATGGATCTCGATGGGTGTCAGCGTCGTGTCCGCGGCACAGCCCTGTTGAAACGCCCGCATGACTTCCATGGCTCCCGCGGCCCGACCGCAGGTGGCCGCGCCCACCAACACCCGGGGTGTCTCACCACTCTGAAACCGATCCCAGCTGCGACCGGCTTTTTGTTGGATCTCGGCGAAGCTCATTCCAGATCCTCGATGAGTTTTTCAGTTTTTCGAGCGGTCATCCGTCCATAAACCGTGTCATCCACGACAACAACAGGTGGCAGGGCGCAGGAGCCGAAGCAGGCGACCCGTTCCAGGCTGAAATTTCCATCCGGGCTGGTCTCTCCCGGAACAATGCCGATCTTTCGGGAGATGGCGTCCAGGACCATGCCGCCGCCGCGCACATGGCAGGCCGTGCCCTGGCAGACCTTGATTCGGTGCCGACCAGGAGGGTGGAAACGGAACTGGGCGTAGAACGTGGCCACGCCGTAAACGTCGTTTTCCGAGAGTCCAAGATGGTCGGCCACCCGGCTGATGGCTTCCGGAGATAGGTAGTTCAGGTGTTCCTGGATATCCTGGAGCAGGGGAATAAGGTTGTCCCGGCTGTGGCCATGATTTTTAAGAATTTCGGCCATGTCGATCGTTGCAATCTCGGTGCGTTGTGTTGTCGCCATATTGTCTCCGCCGCCCGCAAAAAAAAGGTCGGCCTGGCATGCTCGCCATCATATTGCCCGCTATCGGGGCATGGAGCATGGTGATGCGTTGATCTCAAATCGAAGGTATTGTCGTCATGCGTCATCCCTGATGCAGAGTTATTCCTTACCCGCCGCCTTGCATTTCCACAACCTTCATCAAGGCGAGTTATCAAGACGGGTCATAAAGAGGGTTCATCAGGGCGGGTCGTCAAGAAGGGTCATCAAAAAGGGTCATCTGGGCAAGCCGGAAAACGAGGCAGGCGTTCCGGCAACCGGCCAGACCAGAAAATCCGGATTTCGCTTGAAACCGACACCCAGGGCGCCCTTGCGCAGATACAGCACCCAGGCCCAGTCCGTTTCGAAGAAGCTGGTGGTGGAGGACCAGTAGCCCTCTCCAAGATGATGGAAAGGGTGGCCCAAGGGCAGGGCTGGCGAGTGGGTCGCGCAGTCGACCAGAGATTCTAACTCGTTAATGTTGGGTAGTCTCCAGTCGTCCCGGCCGGCGAAACGGGATTTCCGGAGCTGGGCCACGGCGCGCAAGGCGTCGCTCCAGGTGCCGGGGCGACCGGTCAGGTCCGCGTGAACCGGCCAGTACAATCCGGTCAGTTCGTCCCGGACTGTTTCGGGTCCTACAACAAATCGCGGCGAGGGCCAGGTCTGGCCAAAGCGAACATCCCCGTCCTGCCCGGAGCCGTTGCAATGGATCTCCAAGCCGTCTGGATCGTAACAACGGTTCTGCCCCGTTTGGAATAAACGGGAGCCATCTCCGGCCCGCACCGGCCACATCAAAAAATACTGATCCTTGCGGCCATAGAACATCCGGGCTCCTTCCAGATGGACATACCAGGCGTAGGCTGGATTTATGGCCGCAGTTGTGGAAGTCCAGTACCAGCCGTGCACGACATTGACGAAAGGATGGTCCTTGGCCAATGCAGGTCGTTTGGCTTGATAACTGAGCAGGCTACGCATTTCCCGGCGATTGGGCAGGCGCCAGTCAGCGTGGCCCAACATCTGATCGCGGTTCATTTGAGCAACGGCTTGCAATGCTTCGGACCAGGTCTGGGGAAATTCACCGAGGTTGGCGTCTTGCGGCCAGACCAGGTCGGTCAGCCGGTCCGTGACCAGTTGCTCGGCCACCTGGAAGCGGGGTCGCGGCCAGGTCAGGCCGTGGCGGAACCGTCCGTCCTGGAGGGTCTCGCGGCAATCCAGTTCCCGGCCCTGCT
This is a stretch of genomic DNA from Desulfonatronum thioautotrophicum. It encodes these proteins:
- a CDS encoding DUF1566 domain-containing protein, with product MLLQTGQTICYDEQGRELDCRETLQDGRFRHGLTWPRPRFQVAEQLVTDRLTDLVWPQDANLGEFPQTWSEALQAVAQMNRDQMLGHADWRLPNRREMRSLLSYQAKRPALAKDHPFVNVVHGWYWTSTTAAINPAYAWYVHLEGARMFYGRKDQYFLMWPVRAGDGSRLFQTGQNRCYDPDGLEIHCNGSGQDGDVRFGQTWPSPRFVVGPETVRDELTGLYWPVHADLTGRPGTWSDALRAVAQLRKSRFAGRDDWRLPNINELESLVDCATHSPALPLGHPFHHLGEGYWSSTTSFFETDWAWVLYLRKGALGVGFKRNPDFLVWPVAGTPASFSGLPR
- a CDS encoding nucleotidyltransferase family protein, with protein sequence MTSQNHDAKYVDMVKDIVLSRVDRSKVAVFLFGSRARGDHAPRADVDVGFLAEKRLPPGVMHAIRNALDDSIVPLHVDLVDFSETEPRFREPAFQARRVWNKPTSLN
- a CDS encoding HI0074 family nucleotidyltransferase substrate-binding subunit, whose amino-acid sequence is MEQADILELKLRSLDQALRGLEMALQIDDAEFLGIQLETIQCGKIQKFEVCVELFWKAMKKFLQGIHGIEAVSPKTVIKQLYQTRYIDEPSYERLVAMINDRNRLSHVYDEIGFQEIYQRLSTYLNEMLLVVRKVR
- the nuoF gene encoding NADH-quinone oxidoreductase subunit NuoF — encoded protein: MSFAEIQQKAGRSWDRFQSGETPRVLVGAATCGRAAGAMEVMRAFQQGCAADTTLTPIEIHEVGCLGMCYAEPLIEIRGPAGDRVLYESVTPAMVPDLIQIHLGQGRPVAEHALCRMLPQEHSDNGEHIPGFTDLPMIRHQLRIVVRNCGFIDPTDIDHYIARGGYSGIVRAMELGPEATIEEIKLSGLRGRGGAGFPTGLKWSFARKASGNPKYVICNADEGDPGAFMDRSVLESDPHAVLEGLLIAGYAIGANHGYVYCRAEYPLALERLRTGIAQMRANGLLGEDILGSGFGFDVTIKMGAGAFVCGEETSLMQSIEGRRGMPRPRPPFPAHAGLFGKPTNINNVETLAAVSAILEKSGAWYAGIGTEKSKGTKTFSLAGKITRTGLIEVPMGISLRTIIEDIGGGVLDGKGFKAVQTGGPSGGCVPAKHYDLPVDYEHLAQVGSIMGSGGMIVIDKESCMVDVAKYFLGFTENESCGKCVPCRMGTQHLLRLLTAIADGQADENDLETIRMIGDTMKKASLCGLGQTAPNPALTTLDAFMDEYLVHIRDHRCPAGVCKALISFAIDPKSCTGCMACAKVCPVEAITGSKKQPHVVDQQTCIRCGACRQACKFGAVLVE
- the nuoE gene encoding NADH-quinone oxidoreductase subunit NuoE, with the translated sequence MATTQRTEIATIDMAEILKNHGHSRDNLIPLLQDIQEHLNYLSPEAISRVADHLGLSENDVYGVATFYAQFRFHPPGRHRIKVCQGTACHVRGGGMVLDAISRKIGIVPGETSPDGNFSLERVACFGSCALPPVVVVDDTVYGRMTARKTEKLIEDLE